Within Fusarium keratoplasticum isolate Fu6.1 chromosome 8, whole genome shotgun sequence, the genomic segment ATGAAGATTGTTCCTGCCGCGAGCCATGCCGCGTGCATGCTCGGGATTCCGAGTGCTGCAGCGCCATGAGAGTGGCTATGACCGTGTCCAACATGTTCCATGATGCCCTGCGCCGCATCAGGATAGAAGTGACCGTAGAGACTGATGCCGCTGTCCCAACCCATGTACAGACCACCAGCCAGAAGCATGCTCGAGACACCGAGCGAACCAAGACTCTCAACCTTGCCAAAGCCCATGGGGAATCGGTCGGATGGCGGCTTCAAGCTCCATGTTACTGTCGCGAGGGTCAGAACGTCCGATGCGAGATCCGTGATGCTGTGCCAGGCGTCGGCCGTCATGGCCTTGGAATTAAAGGCCCAGCCGCCAGCGAACTTGGCAATTGCCATGCCCAAGTTCGAGAGCAAGCCAATTCGAGTAATTCGAACGCCAGGGTCGTCCTTGTTGGCCGAGGTGAGATAGGCATTgtcgtggtggtgatgatggcccaTGATGCCGTGGCTATGGCCGTGACCGTGTCCATGGCTGTGaccatggtcatggccatcCTCATGGCCAGGACCTGTGTGTGATCGCATCTGGGGCGCTGAAGCTGCAACGAGGGTAGGTAGTGATCGAAGTTTGCTGcgcaagagagagaggtgaGGAAGAGAGTTTGTTGAGTAACGAGCGGCGGCGGAGGGCGTGGTATTTGAATTTGAAACGTGGTTAAATGTCAGCTTAGACGAGGCTGCAAGGTAGGCGCAGCTTGAGAGGGCGGCGACGATGGAGGCGGATTGGAGGGCGCGTAGACGTAGACAGGCGACGTGGGGAGTATGTGTCCTCAAAAGAATCATCTGGCCTCGTCCATGGCGTGGGACATTAGGGTGTCTCGTTCTCCACGGTGAGAAGCCACGGGCTTGCGCTGGTGCTGGAATTGGAGATTGCGCGGCGGGCGCTGCCGTTGCCGATGCCGACGTCACTCCAGACAGGCACAAGGCCACGCCCGCGGGACGCCCGGCCTGCTGGAGACTCATATATCCGGCAGTTGCTGGCAGACACGGAAAGTGGGAGAGGAGCCCCAGGGTGGGTTTGAAGGGGGAACGAGATTGCGCGTTTTCGTCTCAACCAGAGGCAGGCAAAAATGTAGGTATGAAGGTTGCAAGGTAAAgtggtgatgttgttgttgctgtccGGGCCTCGTCCTTTTTCCTTCGCCGCCGCGCCCGTTAACGGAGGACTGTTCGGATCGGCTTCGGTGCAGGGGAGCTTAGAGCGAGCGGATTTGCTCGGTCGGACCGGCCTATTGGTTCAGCTGGCTGCTGTTTACGGGGCACTGTCGGTGCAGTACCGCAGGTATGAGGGGGATGGGACGGGATGGGAAttgggatggggatggaaTTGGATCAGAGATTATCAAGATTATCAAGGGGCCAGGGGGAGAGAAATCAAAAAAAGACTCCATCTCTCCACTGGCCAGGAAAACCTGCGGCGGCAATTGGCAGGAGGAAGCGACGCCATCGTCCAAGACGGCTGGTTCCATGGAGCTGAAGGGACGGGGAATCCACTACCTACGACAGACTCGTCTGATGAGGAAGCGCGAGGTTCCGGTCGCCGGAACTGTCAAGGGCCCGACCGCTGAGGAAAGCTCTCCCGGATTTACAGGGGGGAGGTTGGCCTTGAATTGACCTCAGCGTCCATCCTACGTTGTTGTAGGTCCATCGTCCCTTGACCGCCGGGTCTGTAGCCCAAGGCCTTACACGGGATATCCGGACCTCCCCATCTCTTCGACAGGTCCAACCCGGAGTTACGAAAACAAAAACGTATGAAGCGGGTACCTTACTTTATTGTTACCATCTTCTTTGTCAGCGAGCGCACACTCGGATTGTGGGGGATGAGCCCTCGGATGTCGAACCTGAATGGGGTTCTCCTAAGGCGCCACACAAGCCGTAGTTTGGACACTACTtgcaaggctgagaagaaaaATTCCCCTTGGAACCAATGACGCGCTCTTCCAGGCCTTGAAACAGTTTCTCGGCCGCTTATCCATACAAGCTCGCATCAAACTGTACAGTAATTATTCGCCCCTGATTGATACGCGCCAGCTTTGCGTAATCTTGCTCGCATTGCTTGCAAAGCCCTGCGTAATACCTCGCGCCTCgtctcatcaccaagtctCCCCATCCCTTGACCCTTGCCTCTCTGGCCAATCCTTCGTTAGCCATTGGAAACGGCATCGTCAGCTACCAGCTCGGATTGCCCTGTCTCAGCAACCTTGCGAGCGTCACGCGTCACCCAACAGCGCTTGGACAGTTTCCAATTAACAATCCATGGTTCCAATGAGGAAATTTCGGATCCCTTACACGGTCCTCCCCCCTCCGTCCACAGTAACGCCGGCTTCGGCCTCGACTCTGCCCGGCGCCGTTGAAGCCCTCCGCCGGTTCTTCGCCGCTCCGTCGCCGGCACATCTCCCCTCCTCGGCCGTCGTCCTCACCGGCGCCGGCCTTTCGGTCGCCTCTGGTCTTGCCGACTACAGAGGGGACAAGGGCACTTACAGGGTCAACAAAACATACCGCCCCATTTACTATTATGAGTTTCTAAACAACCACGAGTCTCGCAAACGTTATTGGGCTCGCAGCTTTCTCGGCTGGTCCAATCTTCACAAGGCGGCACCAAACAGCGGCCACTATGCCATCAGAGATTTGGGTGACATCGGCCTTGTACGGAGCGTCATAACTCAAAATGTCGACTCTTTTCACTCAATGGCTCATCCCGATTTACCAACCCTCGAGTTACACGGATATCTAAGATCCATTGTCTGCACGACATGTTCTACCGAGTATTCGCGAGATGAGTTTCAACAGGACCTCGCCCGCCTCAACCCACGATGGGCCGCTCTGCTAAACGACGCCCTAGCTTCGGGTGCTCTAAATACAGAAGATCCCGATGAGCGGAGATTCAAGGGAATCAAGATGAATCCCGACGGTGACGTTGACCTGCCCGATGCCCCTTATACAACCTTCAGATATCCATCATGCCCCAAATGCTTATCCAGCCCGCCCATAAACGCAGGTGGCCATCGACATGTCGTCGATGTCGACCCTGACGGAGCTTGGGTACCCCCCAGCACCGCAGGCGTCTTGAAACCTGCTGTTGTCATGTTTGGGGAGAGCATCGCCAATGGCGTCAAGCATGCCGCTGAGGAAGCCATCGACAGTGCCGGGAAGCTGCTTATTGTGGGCACCTCGCTCGCCACGTACTCAGCTTGGAGGCTTGCCAAAAGAGCCCAGGATCGATGTATGCCCATTGCTGTTATTAGCATGGGTGGAATCAGAGGCGAGGATAAGTTATTTGTCGACATAGATCCGAACCAACAGGGTGAGCAAGGTGTGAGAGTTGCTTTGTC encodes:
- a CDS encoding Deacetylase sirtuin-type domain-containing protein, whose translation is MVPMRKFRIPYTVLPPPSTVTPASASTLPGAVEALRRFFAAPSPAHLPSSAVVLTGAGLSVASGLADYRGDKGTYRVNKTYRPIYYYEFLNNHESRKRYWARSFLGWSNLHKAAPNSGHYAIRDLGDIGLVRSVITQNVDSFHSMAHPDLPTLELHGYLRSIVCTTCSTEYSRDEFQQDLARLNPRWAALLNDALASGALNTEDPDERRFKGIKMNPDGDVDLPDAPYTTFRYPSCPKCLSSPPINAGGHRHVVDVDPDGAWVPPSTAGVLKPAVVMFGESIANGVKHAAEEAIDSAGKLLIVGTSLATYSAWRLAKRAQDRCMPIAVISMGGIRGEDKLFVDIDPNQQGEQGVRVALSTDDLLPALLSALRNDVLPSRRSASLEASIGNPGVFKDMLS